The following are from one region of the Phycisphaerales bacterium genome:
- a CDS encoding GC-type dockerin domain-anchored protein, whose protein sequence is MEMRTDFISILLGCIVASLAAADDVRLSHTTSDEVVFGFGRVCPALGTAATVEASSYWRSLDLRDQGVMQDLRVTSVQFGIESLRLPTLLEVDIAVNLYAAPEGTPPQTGLPLIGSAVASVGDVSGGVVSVDVDALAAVGSAVVVQVSVPSLRDLAGGEFGDSFLPGANGSGETKPVYFASDACGIAEPEPWNPDWGTFHYVLTVTGSPFCATDLDGDGELTVFDFLAFQNFFDARDPRADLDGDGAFTIFDFLEFQNRFTLGC, encoded by the coding sequence ATGGAGATGCGTACCGATTTTATCAGTATTTTGCTTGGGTGCATCGTTGCTTCTTTGGCTGCGGCGGACGACGTCCGTCTCAGTCATACCACGTCGGACGAGGTGGTTTTTGGCTTTGGCCGGGTCTGCCCTGCGCTCGGCACGGCGGCGACGGTGGAGGCCAGCAGCTACTGGCGGTCCTTGGATCTTCGAGATCAGGGCGTGATGCAAGACCTGCGCGTCACCAGCGTCCAGTTCGGCATCGAGTCCCTCCGGCTGCCCACGCTGCTTGAGGTAGACATTGCGGTGAATCTCTACGCCGCACCCGAGGGCACGCCGCCGCAGACCGGGCTTCCGCTGATCGGTTCGGCCGTGGCGAGCGTCGGCGATGTTTCAGGAGGGGTGGTGAGCGTTGATGTCGATGCGCTCGCCGCCGTGGGCTCGGCCGTGGTCGTCCAGGTCAGCGTGCCCAGCCTGCGAGACCTTGCCGGCGGTGAGTTCGGCGATAGCTTCCTGCCCGGCGCGAACGGCTCGGGCGAGACCAAGCCCGTCTACTTCGCCAGTGATGCCTGCGGCATTGCCGAGCCCGAACCCTGGAATCCCGATTGGGGCACGTTCCATTACGTGCTCACGGTCACTGGCAGCCCATTCTGCGCAACGGACCTGGATGGCGACGGCGAACTCACCGTCTTCGACTTCCTCGCGTTCCAGAACTTCTTCGATGCCCGCGATCCGCGCGCCGACCTCGACGGCGACGGCGCTTTTACCATCTTTGACTTCCTCGAGTTCCAGAACAGGTTCACGCTCGGCTGCTGA
- a CDS encoding ATP-binding cassette domain-containing protein, with translation MTAPAAPAAPTDPQAKPGQYQGAEPPLLSVKDLKTHFPVRSGLLQRVTGYVKAVDGVSFDLGRGETLGLVGESGCGKTTVGRTLLKLIPSTGGSVTFEGKDVMKAQGAEMKALRRDMQIIFQDPAGSLNPRMRIASIVGEPLIVHGLVKDRRQLRKQVEELLVRCGMPAAAADRYPHEFSGGQRQRIGIARALALEPKFIVCDEPTSALDVSIQAQIINLLTDLQEEFGLSYLFISHDMAVIQHVCKRIAVMYKGRIVETGSRDEILKNPQHKYTQSLLSAVPEPDPRRVKQRVIFEGGAM, from the coding sequence ATGACAGCTCCAGCCGCACCTGCCGCTCCGACCGATCCCCAGGCCAAGCCCGGCCAGTACCAGGGGGCCGAGCCCCCGCTGCTGTCGGTCAAGGACCTGAAGACCCACTTCCCCGTCCGCAGCGGGCTGCTCCAGCGCGTGACCGGCTACGTCAAGGCGGTCGACGGGGTGAGCTTCGACCTGGGGCGTGGCGAGACGCTGGGCCTGGTGGGCGAATCGGGCTGCGGCAAGACGACCGTCGGCCGGACGCTGCTCAAGCTGATCCCGAGCACCGGCGGCAGCGTGACGTTCGAGGGCAAGGACGTCATGAAGGCCCAGGGCGCCGAGATGAAGGCCCTCCGGCGCGACATGCAGATCATCTTCCAGGACCCCGCCGGCAGCCTGAACCCGCGCATGCGCATCGCCAGCATCGTCGGCGAGCCGCTCATCGTCCACGGGCTGGTCAAGGACCGCCGCCAGCTGCGCAAGCAGGTCGAGGAGTTGCTCGTGCGCTGCGGCATGCCCGCCGCCGCGGCCGATCGGTACCCCCACGAGTTCAGCGGCGGCCAGCGCCAGCGCATCGGCATCGCCCGCGCGCTCGCGCTGGAGCCCAAGTTCATCGTGTGCGACGAGCCCACCAGCGCCCTGGACGTGAGCATCCAGGCCCAGATCATCAACCTCTTGACCGACCTGCAGGAAGAGTTCGGCCTGAGTTATTTGTTCATTAGTCATGACATGGCCGTCATCCAGCACGTGTGCAAGCGCATCGCCGTGATGTACAAGGGCAGGATCGTCGAGACCGGCAGCCGCGACGAGATCCTGAAGAACCCCCAGCACAAGTACACGCAGAGCCTGCTGAGCGCCGTGCCCGAGCCGGACCCGCGCCGCGTCAAGCAACGCGTGATCTTCGAGGGCGGGGCGATGTAG